One part of the Xylanimonas allomyrinae genome encodes these proteins:
- a CDS encoding ISAs1 family transposase, producing the protein MSSSPVPAPSSKPVSRQALLLEMLSGVEDPRDRRGRRHTVGALLAVGVCAVLTGARGFTAIAQWAQDAGPARLSALGMNRVADESTFRRVFARLDADALDQILGAWAVTRARTVGGRRVLAIDGKAVRGARKRGAGVSFLVAALDHTTGVVAGQIGIDDKSSEIIAARTLIERLDLHGAVVTMDALHTQRETAAKIRAAGADFVLVAKANQKTLHARLKALPWKDVPALTTTQRGHGRRATRTIKVIQAPRWIEFAGTVQVAQLRRTVTVKGKKSVEVCYVITSADAHAADPATLAAWVQGHWTVEDRLHWVRDVTFDEDRSQAATGAAPQVMASIRNTGIAILRLAGATNIAHALRHHAHDLDRPIRALLAA; encoded by the coding sequence ATGTCATCGTCTCCTGTCCCCGCGCCTTCGTCCAAGCCCGTCTCGCGTCAGGCGCTGCTGCTGGAGATGCTCTCTGGGGTGGAGGACCCGCGTGATCGTCGCGGGCGGCGGCACACCGTCGGCGCGCTGCTTGCGGTGGGGGTCTGTGCGGTGTTGACCGGGGCGCGCGGCTTCACAGCGATCGCGCAGTGGGCCCAGGACGCCGGCCCGGCCCGGCTGTCCGCCCTCGGCATGAACCGGGTGGCGGACGAGTCGACGTTCCGGCGCGTGTTCGCCCGCCTGGACGCCGACGCCCTCGACCAGATCCTCGGCGCCTGGGCTGTGACCCGCGCCCGGACGGTAGGCGGACGCCGGGTGCTCGCGATCGACGGCAAAGCGGTCCGCGGGGCACGCAAACGCGGGGCTGGCGTCTCGTTTCTCGTCGCGGCGCTCGACCACACCACCGGTGTCGTGGCCGGACAGATCGGCATCGACGACAAGAGCTCGGAGATCATCGCGGCGCGCACCCTGATCGAGCGGCTCGACCTGCACGGAGCGGTCGTGACGATGGATGCCCTGCACACCCAGCGCGAGACGGCCGCGAAGATCCGCGCCGCGGGCGCGGACTTCGTCCTCGTGGCGAAGGCCAACCAGAAGACGTTGCACGCCCGGCTCAAGGCGCTGCCTTGGAAGGACGTCCCCGCGTTGACCACCACCCAGCGCGGGCACGGGCGCCGCGCCACCCGCACGATCAAGGTCATCCAGGCACCCCGGTGGATCGAGTTCGCAGGCACCGTGCAGGTCGCCCAGTTGCGCCGCACCGTCACGGTCAAGGGCAAGAAGAGCGTCGAGGTCTGCTACGTAATCACCTCCGCCGACGCCCACGCCGCGGACCCGGCGACCCTCGCCGCCTGGGTCCAAGGCCACTGGACGGTCGAAGACCGCCTCCACTGGGTCCGCGACGTGACGTTCGACGAGGACCGCTCCCAAGCCGCGACCGGCGCGGCCCCGCAGGTCATGGCATCCATCAGGAACACCGGCATCGCGATCTTGCGCCTCGCCGGAGCGACGAACATCGCCCACGCCCTACGACATCACGCCCACGACCTCGACAGGCCCATCCGCGCCCTCCTCGCCGCATAA